Proteins encoded within one genomic window of Nitrospirota bacterium:
- a CDS encoding nucleotidyl transferase AbiEii/AbiGii toxin family protein, with protein sequence MERAIAENQAKNLKIDVIQIVREFWETVILKGLFDSPEGKSLIFKGGTALRLVYGSPRFSEDLGFSLTADRLQDKFTHLIKKIISPFPELVITDLEEKYYSYLGEIKITLDYLPSPFRIKVEISKRRERGYKSDLAMISSPVSTVQCLGRVATLEQLYKDKLACLKDRAKSKDVFDMWYICQKLRRPYEPQDVSIPVKELVRDLRKYLPKDFWPVIDKLKS encoded by the coding sequence ATGGAACGTGCAATTGCAGAGAATCAGGCTAAAAATCTAAAAATAGATGTAATCCAGATTGTCAGGGAGTTCTGGGAGACTGTGATCCTGAAAGGGCTGTTTGATTCTCCTGAGGGGAAGTCGCTCATATTTAAGGGCGGAACTGCACTGAGGCTTGTCTATGGCTCGCCAAGGTTCTCCGAAGATCTCGGCTTCTCACTGACGGCAGACCGCTTACAAGACAAGTTTACCCACCTGATTAAAAAAATCATTTCACCCTTTCCTGAGCTTGTAATAACAGACCTTGAGGAAAAATATTATTCTTACCTCGGAGAGATAAAGATAACACTGGATTATTTACCGTCACCGTTCAGGATTAAGGTCGAAATATCAAAAAGAAGAGAAAGGGGATATAAATCTGATCTGGCGATGATATCTTCACCTGTCTCCACTGTCCAGTGCCTTGGCAGAGTGGCCACACTGGAACAACTCTATAAAGACAAGCTTGCCTGCCTTAAAGACAGGGCAAAGTCAAAGGATGTCTTTGATATGTGGTATATTTGCCAGAAATTAAGAAGACCTTATGAACCGCAGGATGTTTCAATACCTGTGAAAGAACTGGTGCGCGATCTAAGGAAATATCTTCCCAAAGATTTCTGGCCGGTGATTGATAAATTGAAGTCATGA